A single genomic interval of Rhododendron vialii isolate Sample 1 chromosome 3a, ASM3025357v1 harbors:
- the LOC131318397 gene encoding peroxiredoxin-2E-2, chloroplastic: MASTAAQTISKLFSISISSPKPLSLSPTTASLLSSSPSFSLHLRRRGFPTPLNISTTTPVKVSATIAVGSTLPDGTLSYFPASGDDLQTVTVSDLTKSKKAILFAVPGAFTPTCSQKHLPSFVEKAAELKAKGVDTIACISVNDAFVMKAWKKDLGIGDEVMLLSDGNGDFTRAIGCELDLSDKPIGLGVRSRRYAMLVEDGVVKVLNLEEGGAFTFSGAEDMLKAL, from the coding sequence ATGGCATCCACAGCCGCCCAAACCATCTCAAAACTCTTCTCAATCTCAATCTCCTCCCcgaaacccctctctctctcccccaccaccgcctccctcctctcctcttccCCCTCCTTCTCCCTCCACCTCCGCCGCCGCGGCTTCCCAACCCCCCTCAACATCTCCACCACCACACCCGTCAAAGTCTCCGCCACCATCGCCGTCGGTTCCACCCTCCCCGACGGCACCCTCTCCTACTTCCCCGCCTCCGGCGACGACCTCCAAACCGTCACCGTCTCCGACCTCACCAAATCCAAAAAAGCCATCCTCTTCGCCGTCCCGGGCGCCTTCACTCCCACCTGCTCCCAGAAACACCTCCCCTCCTTCGTCGAAAAGGCGGCCGAGTTAAAAGCCAAAGGCGTGGACACCATCGCGTGCATCTCGGTCAACGACGCCTTTGTCATGAAGGCGTGGAAGAAGGATTTGGGTATCGGCGACGAGGTGATGCTGCTGAGCGACGGGAACGGGGATTTCACGAGGGCGATCGGGTGCGAGCTGGACCTGAGCGATAAGCCGATCGGGCTGGGGGTGAGGTCGAGGAGGTACGCGATGCTGGTGGAGGATGGGGTGGTGAAGGTGTTGAATTTGGAGGAAGGAGGGGCGTTCACGTTTAGTGGGGCCGAGGATATGCTTAAAGCCCTTTGA